From Chryseobacterium tructae, one genomic window encodes:
- a CDS encoding BlaI/MecI/CopY family transcriptional regulator: MKEIKLTDSEKVLMDILWEEKKIFMKDILEAYPEPKPATTTIATLLKRMQNKELVGYKLYGNSREYYPMVEKGEYFKEEMTSMIDRFFNSSVTQFASFFTSNAKLSQKQLKELRDIIDEQIEQ, encoded by the coding sequence ATGAAAGAGATTAAACTAACCGATTCTGAAAAAGTTCTCATGGATATTCTTTGGGAGGAAAAGAAAATCTTCATGAAAGATATTCTGGAAGCCTATCCGGAACCTAAGCCGGCAACAACAACAATAGCGACCCTATTGAAAAGAATGCAAAATAAGGAGCTTGTAGGCTACAAACTCTATGGAAACTCCCGTGAATACTATCCCATGGTAGAGAAAGGGGAATATTTCAAGGAAGAAATGACTTCTATGATTGACCGTTTTTTTAACAGCTCTGTAACACAGTTTGCATCATTTTTTACCTCTAATGCCAAACTAAGCCAAAAGCAATTGAAAGAACTCCGTGATATTATTGACGAACAGATAGAACAATAA